A window from Danio aesculapii chromosome 6, fDanAes4.1, whole genome shotgun sequence encodes these proteins:
- the LOC130230202 gene encoding serine/threonine-protein kinase pim-2-like, translating into MGCTAYMNMLSTVAAALFMEMFLFVFFILEKPKKGRKGKRVSAFFKRVWKAAKRHFLCCDTDIVQYLTPQPEPEPEPEPEPESESESEPELEDKADSEAVSVEVTPENAEPADPESVCLPGQVPEEPKKASGLTFGSVVALFEVKDLIGEGSFGKVYLASHVFNERSKVALKWIKKRKQDRYLDIDGHSTPVLAEVAMMLRLMNAPTCPSIITLHHWIENENDFVLILEYPQSCQNLAHYVRRTLDIDENQARRLMRQLVQAVKFCAERGVFHGDIHPGNILVTQPRLELKLIDFGCARPITSEPFKSSDYRGAIFYRPPEVLRDPTFFPNPAYVWTLGIILYEILHGQLAFRTTHSIIIGDLETDLTLSSECLDLISQC; encoded by the exons atggggtgtacagcATATAtgaatatgctgagcactgtagctgcAGCTCTGTTCATGGagatgtttctgtttgttttcttcattttagaaaaacccaagaaaggaaggaaaggcaAAAGAGTCTCTGCTTTCTTTAAGAGAGTATGGAAGGCTGCAAAGCGCCATTTCCTGTGTTGTGACACAGATATAGTCCAGTATCTTACACCACAGCCTGAGCCCGAGCCCGAGCCAGAACCAGAGCCAGAGTCAGAGTCAGAGTCAGAGCCCGAGCTGGAAGATAAAGCGGACTCTGAGGCAGTGTCAGTTGAAGTTACACCTGAAAACGCAGAACCAGCTGACCCTGAGTCAGTATGTCTGCCAGGCCAGGTTCCTGAGGAGCCTAAAAAGGCTTCTGGGCTCACTTTTG gaTCTGTGGTGGCTCTTTTTGAAGTGAAAGACCTGATTGGAGAAGGAAGTTTTGGCAAGGTGTATCTGGCATCTCACGTATTTAATGAGAGATCAAAG GTTGCCCTGAAGTGGATCAAGAAGCGTAAACAGGACCGTTATCTCGACATT GATGGTCATTCCACACCTGTGCTTGCGGAAGTGGCAATGATGCTTAGGCTGATGAATGCCCCAACTTGTCCCAGCATCATCACATTACACCACTGGATTGAGAATGAGAACGACTTCGTTCTCATTCTGGAGTACCCACAGTCATGCCAGAACTTGGCTCATTACGTCAGACGTACATTGGACATTGATGAAAACCAAGCACGCCGGTTAATGCGTCAGTTGGTACAAGCTGTCAAGTTCTGCGCTGAGCGTGGAGTTTTCCATGGTGATATACACCCGGGGAACATCCTGGTGACTCAACCCCGATTAGAGCTCAAATTGATTGACTTTGGTTGTGCTCGGCCAATTACCAGCGAGCCTTTCAAAAGCAGCGATTATCGAG GAGCCATATTTTACAGACCACCTGAGGTTTTAAGGGATCCCACATTCTTTCCTAACCCGGCATACGTCTGGACATTAGGCATCATCCTGTATGAAATATTGCATGGACAATTGGCCTTTCGCACCACACATTCGATAATCATTGGAGACCTTGAGACAGACCTCACCTTATCTTCAG AATGCCTGGACCTGATTTCCCAGTGTTGA
- the LOC130230257 gene encoding serine/threonine-protein kinase pim-2-like, whose protein sequence is MGCTAYMNMLSTVAAALFMEMFLFVFFILEKPKKGRKGKRVSAFFKRVWKAAKRHFLCCDTDIVQHLTPQPEPEPEPESELEPEPELEDKADSEAVSVEVTPENAEPADPESVCLPGQVPEEPKKASGLTFGSMVALFEVKDLIGEGSFGKVYLASHVFNERSKVALKWIKKRKQDRYLDIDGHSTPVLAEVAMMLRLMNAPTCPSIITLHHWIENEDDFVLILEYPQSCQNLAHYVRRTLDIDENQARRLMRQLVQAVKFCAEHGVFHGDIHPGNILVTQPRLELKLIDFGCARPITSEPFKSSDYRGAIFYRPPEVLRDPTFFPNPAYVWTLGIILYEILHGQLAFRTTHSIIIGDLETDLTLSSECLDLISQCLIRNPEKRLQLHQVEEHRWFNPTSPNPVQQLDKRR, encoded by the exons atggggtgtacagcATATAtgaatatgctgagcactgtagctgcAGCTCTGTTCATGGagatgtttctgtttgttttcttcattttagaaaaacccaagaaaggaaggaaaggcaAAAGAGTCTCTGCTTTCTTTAAGAGAGTATGGAAGGCTGCAAAGCGCCATTTCCTGTGCTGTGACACAGATATAGTCCAGCATCTTACACCACAGCCTGAGCCAGAGCCCGAGCCAGAGTCAGAGCTCGAGCCCGAGCCCGAGCTGGAAGATAAAGCGGACTCTGAGGCAGTGTCAGTTGAAGTTACACCTGAAAACGCAGAACCAGCTGACCCTGAGTCAGTATGTCTGCCAGGCCAGGTTCCTGAGGAGCCTAAAAAGGCTTCTGGGCTCACTTTTG gaTCTATGGTGGCTCTTTTTGAAGTGAAAGACCTGATTGGAGAAGGAAGTTTTGGCAAGGTGTATCTGGCATCTCACGTATTTAATGAGAGATCAAAG GTTGCCCTGAAGTGGATCAAGAAGCGTAAACAGGACCGTTATCTCGACATT GATGGTCATTCCACACCTGTGCTTGCGGAAGTGGCAATGATGCTTAGGCTGATGAATGCCCCAACTTGTCCCAGCATCATCACATTACACCACTGGATTGAGAATGAGGACGACTTCGTTCTCATTCTGGAGTACCCACAGTCATGCCAGAACTTGGCTCATTACGTCAGACGTACATTGGACATTGATGAAAACCAAGCACGCCGGTTAATGCGTCAGCTGGTACAAGCTGTCAAGTTCTGCGCTGAACATGGAGTTTTCCATGGTGATATACACCCGGGGAACATCCTGGTGACTCAACCCCGATTAGAGCTCAAATTGATTGACTTTGGTTGTGCTCGGCCAATTACCAGCGAGCCTTTCAAAAGCAGCGATTATCGAG GAGCCATATTTTACAGACCACCTGAGGTTTTAAGGGATCCCACATTCTTTCCTAACCCGGCATACGTCTGGACATTAGGCATCATCCTGTATGAAATATTGCATGGACAATTGGCCTTTCGCACCACACATTCGATAATCATTGGAGACCTTGAGACAGACCTCACCTTATCGTCAG AATGCCTGGACCTGATTTCCCAGTGTTTGATTCGTAATCCAGAGAAGCGACTACAGTTACATCAGGTTGAAGAGCACCGGTGGTTCAATCCAACGAGCCCAAATCCTGTGCAGCAGCTAGACAAGAGGAGGTAG